The DNA segment CGTTAGGAAGATCTTCCTGCTTACGTGTTTCTAGTCCACGAAGCGCTGGTGCAGATGGAGGGCTTTGTGGATAAGGGTATGGTGTTTCTGTTAATGCAGATACGATGGCTCTTCTGCCATCCAGACCGGCACCAGTTCCGCGGTAAACTTCACCGCGTTTGCCCATGACGAATGCGTAGTAGCATGGGATGCCGAATTCCGTAGTGATGTCCTGAAACATCACATGCACGCCTCGTGCTGCGTAGTCGTTGAGCAGCATGTTGAGTTTAGGATCTTCTGTAGTAAGCGTGAAGCATTCTTTTTTATCGAAAGGCTTCGTTGCTTCAGCATCGCGTTCAAAAATTTCCATGAGTGCTGCAACCTTTGCCTCTTCGAGAATGTTGCCGGAAGCAAGGCCTGTTGAGCCTGGTGAAGAGAAGAGAGAGACTTCGTCTAAGTTGCAGAACATGTACACCATCTGAACAGGAACAAGGATTGACTCGTAACCTTCGCCTTCCAGTTTCGGGGTGTGTCCTTCCATCCAGTAAAGCTTTTCATCTTCGTACGGAACTTCAAGCGAGAGTAAATTTGGATCGAACGCCGCAATGCCTTGTTCTACCAGTTCAGAGTAGCGAGCGTGTGTCAGCGGATGATCTTTGAGAGTGTTAAGTACGCCTGCTTCGTCAAAGGAGACGAAGGATGATGAACGCTCAACTATTTCCATAGTCAGACCAACTCGTGCGTCTGCTAATGCGAGTCCGCGTCCATAAGAGGTAGCGAGTCCTTGCAGCGTATAGTCTAGAGAACCGTTTTTTATGGATAGATCAATGTTCCAACGGCGTAACAGAGCGATAGGGGACAGAGAGGCAATATGTCGCATCTCAACATCAGCAAACAAAGGTGTTTCATTAAGTCTGCTGAGTGCAAGGTCTGTTGTTTCCTGTGCTGGTGGACGTGACCACGGATTGCCGTATGAAGTTTGTAGAAGTTCTTCACGAATTGTTGCAGCGGTTACGAACTCTTCTGTGCTAGGCCCGTAGAGCATTGGCAGGTCAAAATCTTCTGCAACCTCTGGCAGAGGCAGCATGCGGTGTTCGTGAATGTTTTCTTTGAACTTGGTAATCCATGCAAGATGATTATACCTATCTTCGCGCTTGAACCAGCGGATGTAGATAAGGGGAGTATGTTCCTGCAATTGCTCGGTAGCATCATCAGGAAACAGAGGAAGCATTTTGGAAAACTTACCGTACAGGAGGCATGTTTCATACAGCAGCGCTGCAAGAACAGGTTTGATAATGGTGTAGTCTTGCACGGCAGTTTTGAGCAGCGCTTTGAATTTCTTTTGATCAAAGTTCTGAATGCTGGTCAGCAGGTATTTATGCATAAAATCGTCGAGCGGATGCTCTTCAAGGTATGCGAGGGCTTCTTCAAATGTAATATCTGCTGGCGGTTCGCAGGAAACATATCCAACGGTGCCAACTGTATCAGAAAGATTGAATTTATATTTCATTGATGACGACATCATATACTCCCATATTCTATGAATGAGGCGTTATAGCGTATGTTTTTACGGTGGACAATGGATGCCGTGAACAATAAATGAATACTAACACGCTGTGCCGGTTCGGTTGAATGAGCTGTTATTGGACTGAGTGATATTCTGAACGAGTATTTCAGCATGCATATGCTGATGTTATAAGAGGGAAAGATATGCGATATTTTGGTGCCCATATGTCCATTGCGGGTGGATTGGATAAAGCTATTGAACGCATTATGCGTGTAAATGGAACCGCCTTGCAGATATTTTCGAAGAATCAGCGCCAGTGGAAATCTAAGCCGTTGGAGCAAAAACAGATTGATGCGTTTATCGGAGCTTGTAAGGATTGGGGTGATTACCCCATTGCCGCACATGATTCGTATTTGATCAACCTTGGCTCGCCAAAAGAAGAGGGCGTAGAAAAATCTGTTGCGGCATTTTCGCATGAGCTTGAACGTGCAGAACAGTTGAATATTCCTTACGTGGTGATGCATCCGGGGGCGCATCTGGGGAGCAATGTCGATGAGGCCTTGGAGCGCGTAGCTAAGAATCTGGACAGGGCGTTTTATGACTCTCGCACAGAGCGAGTGATGGTTTTGTTGGAAAATACAGCAGGACAGGGAACAACGCTTGGGCGATCTTTTGATGAGCTTGCAGTCGTTATTCAGCACTCTAGGAATGCTGACAGACTTGGGGTGTGTGTTGATACATGTCATGCTTATGCTGCCGGTTATGATCTTACTACTGATGAAGGATATGCTGCGACGTTTGCTGAGTTTGAGTCAACAGTTGGGCTGAGTCGTCTTAAATTTATGCATGTTAATGATTCAAAAGGAGCATTGGGAAGCCATCTTGATAGGCATGACCATATTGGGCATGGTTTGTTGGGAGAAGAAACCTTTGCCCGTATAGTTAACGATCCAAGATTTATTGATTTACCTATGGTGCTTGAAACACCAAAAGGTGAAGACCTTGCTGAAGATGTAGAAAACCTGAACAAGCTATATGGTTTGATTATTGCGCAGGTTTAACGTAGCTTTAAATAGATGCGTCAAGAGGGAATGAAGTAGAGGTTAGTCGTTTTGCAAGGTTGTTATATTGCAAAAATCTATACTTTTTACGAAATAATGTTTTTTTTACTTGTCTTGGCGATATTCTCATTTTAGTAACTAATTGCTGACATTATTTCGTGATGTTGAAGCATTAAGTATTCTGGTTTGTAGGGATGCATGCAGAAGGCATTTTTCGGGGGCTACTCGTATGTCACTGTAGACACCAGTTGTACTTTGAAGAGAGCACAGGTTGTTGGGTTCTGTCTCTCTTTAGCTTTCAATGCGATATAGTGTCAGCTTTTTTTATTGCTTTAAAATAAAACTTATAGTGTTTCTTTGTATCTAATATTGAATTTATGAAAGATAGATAAAAATTGTTTTGTACTGTATTGGTGATTACTATCTAGTATATTAGATGTAATTTTATCTTCAATTGTAGGCTAAATTTTTTAGACTATGTATTTTACTATTTACTCATAATTTTTTTGTTCAAGGTTTAACATGTCTGTATTTGCAATATCACAAATGCTTGTAGGTGTAGCACTGATTTTTGATATTCTTTCTTTCCAGTTTAAGAATAGAAAATATATTTTACTTTCAATTGCTGCTGCATGCTTTTTTATGGCAGTGCATTTTTTGCTGCTGGAACAATGGACAGCAACAGTTCTTATGGCAGTATCTGCTGTGCGATATGCAGTTAGTGGGTATACAACAGAGCGCAGATGGATGTATTTTTTCTGTGCCATAGCTGTGCTGGGTACAATTTGGACATATACAGGCTTGGTTAGTATCTTGAGCTTTGGGGCAACCTTTGTACTCACAATAGCAGCCTTTTCTAAGACAGATAAGCGGTTGCGTGAGATTACATTTTTTGGTGTCGCACTGTGGATTGTGCATAATATAGTTGTCTGGTCGCCGTCTGCTATTGGGCTTGAGAGCTTCTTCTTTATGAGTAATGTTGTTGGTTACTACAGATATTATATGCGTCCTGCCAAGACTGAGTTGGTCTTGGAGCAGGAATAACAGGTTCTAGTTTGTTGAAAGATACGCCCCGCATTTGTGCGGGGCTTTTTTTTGTCCTGTGACCTCCGAGATAAAAAAGTAATGGTGCGCATCTGACCATGTTCAGGGAGGTTGCGGCTGCGCGTATGTTTTTTGGGGGAAATTACTAAAGATATAATGCGGATACGTTCTTTACGTGGTAGTATTGATCAATTGTTTTGGGATCACCCTTTAATTATTGGCAAAGGGGAGGTTTATGCCTCAGAGCAGCGATAGGAAATATAGAAAAAAACTATTGTTGGTAGGGGGTGTATCCGGTGTTGTATTAAGTGTTCTTCTCGTCTTGGCCTCAGGTCATATGATTACGCTGACGAACACTGATACCTTTTGCATAACATGCCATTCTATGAAGCCATTCAGGAAGGCATGGCTTGCCTCGGCACATGGGGGGAATAACCCTCAAGGGGTTGTTGCTCAATGCGTGGATTGTCATCTGCCACATGGCACTCTCGTAGAGTACGTTTCAGCAAAAGCGTATACCGGTGCACGCGATATTATCATGAATATGATCATCGACCCCTATACGTATGACTGGTCTGAGCGGCGAAAGTTCCGTGAGGAGTACACGTACGAATCTTCTTGTAAGAAATGTCATGCCAATTTGTTGTCCCCTAAAATGGGCTTAAAAGCCATTTTAGCGCATCGAGAATATTTACGTGAAGAAAATAAATTGAAGTGCGTTAAGTGCCACGAACATGTGGGACATAAGGACATGATGTTTTACGTGAACCAGTATTTCAACAGGGATTCATAATCGTAACAACGGATGAAAACCTGAAAGTGTGTGGAGGAAATGGAATGAACATACGGAGGACTTTGGTAATCCTACTTGGAATGGTGATCTGTTGCATGCTGGGCGCGGGATCTGTCGCGGCTGAGGAGAAGGTGCAGCAAAAAACACCAAAAGCCACATCGCAAGGGGATGCAACCCTTGGAGGATTGCATAAGCAGATTCTCGTTGAGCGTGGTTTTTCTGAAGCAGCTAAAAAATGTATCGAATGTCACTCAAAAGAAACTCCCGGGATTGTAGATAACTGGAGAAACGGGCGCATGGCGCATGCGCAGGTCTCTTGTTATGACTGTCACGTAGTGGAAAAAACATCACCTATGGCTAGCCAGTGTGAAGGTGTGCGTGGAACAAACATTTATACCAGTCCAATGGTATCTTCAAAGACCTGTTCTCGTTGCCACCCTGTGGAAGTTTCACAGTTCTTAGAAAGCTCCCATTCTACACCGGCATCCGAGCCTGTTATGAATAACCCTACCTTCGATAAGTTGATGTACTACTACGAAGGCCTCGAATTTACTGGTGTCGATCGTAATACCCCTGAAGGTAGAGCTCCGCGTGCATCCGGTTGTCAGATGTGTCACGGCACCATCATTGAGCTAGGTGCAGACAATAAGCCAATCAATATGACATGGCCTGCGGGGCCAGGTCAGCGTTATCCAGACGGCTCAGTTGGTAACTGTTCTGTTTGTCATACCCGTCATATGTTCTCCATTGCGGAAGCTCGTAAGCCTGAATCATGTGGTACATGCCACCTTGGGCCTGACCATCCGAATATTGAAATTTACGAACAGTCTAAACATGGTCAAGTTTATGGTGCCCACGGTGAAAAATGGAACTTTAATGCAGCTCCGGATACATGGGAACCGGGTGATTATGATGCTCCAACCTGTGCAGTATGTCACTTGAGCGGGATAGGAGAATTGAGCACTACCCATAACCCAGAGACTCGCTTGAAGTGGAAGCTCTATAGTAAACGTTCTGAAATTCGTAAAGGCGATCGCGGTAACGGTGAAGAAGGTGGAAAACGCATGCGTAAGGTATGTAAAAACTGTCACTCCACCTTGCATACTAATGCAACAATGGAAACGCTTGATGCTTCTGTGAAACTCTACAATATCTACTGGGATAAAGCGGTAGCTATGAAGAAAGAACTCGCAGACAAAAAACTCCTCGGCGATGATCCTTGGAGAGATGGCTTCCAGCGTATGATGTACTACCTGTGGCATCATGAAGGCCGCCGTGCCCGTCAGGGTGCAGCTATGAATGGTCCTGACTATGCACACTGGCATGGTTTCTTCCAGATGTTCCAGATGTTCATGGACATGCAGGCCATTCGTGACTGGCGTATTAAAAATGGTAAAATCGAAGACCTGAGCAACGTAGCTTGCCCTGGTCCTGATTAGTAGGTCATGGTCGTAATCTAATAAAAGAAAGCCCGCTGGTTCCAGCGGGCTTTCTTCTTGTTGTCTGTATGATTCGACGAACCGTTCCGTGAACTTGCTACGGAGTTTGGCATGTCAAACTAGGGGGAGGCTATTCGGAAGGAACGCCTTTGAAAGAAGGCAGCAGTGCTTTTTTCGCAAGTTTAGCGTCAACTGTGAGAAGAGGGCCTTGCTCAGTTTCGTGCACTTTATAGTCAGTAATAACGCGCAGGTCGTTTGGATACATTACTTCTTTCTGACGAACCATTTCTTCTACAATATCAACAAGAGTAGTTTTTGTTTCGTCTGTGAGATCAAACTGTTCTAGAGAGCGGTGCAGGCCGTCTTCCCAGCGGTCGCGTGGAAGGAATGATGCGTTCCATGCAAAGACGCCAAGACCGATGGCATTGTCATCACCGCTTAAGCTTTCAGATTCTGCCAGAAGCGGCTTACAAAACTTCATTACGGTGTCGGAAAAGTCGTCAGCAGTAGATGCTTTTCGGCGTTTGATAGCTGCAATGCGTTTTTTCAGCTTCTGTTGCTCTTTTTTGGATTTAGCCATGCGAGGCTCCTTTTTCATAAGATGTCTGCCGCGTCATAGTGTTTTTATGAAAGAAGAGCAATACACCACAGTACAGCAGAGAGTAGTCAGTTTGCAAAGCTGTTTTAGCGGTTGAGACAACCTCGTGTAGTGCTAGACCCGAGAAAAAGTTTTGGAAGAAGTCCCGGTAAGTCCATGTTAGAAATAGACTCGTTCCAAGTAACACAAGCCAACAGTAGGTGTTTTTTTGATCTGTATGGAAACAAGTACCCGAGGCGTGCGCTGCAGAGCTCGGGTTTGTCATTAAGTTGAGTTACGCTTTCTTACGATAATGCATGAATGCTGCCAGTCCGAGGAGACCTAGAATGTAGCCGATGCCGCCGAAAATATCCTTAATGGTTGTTTTCGGTTGAAGGATCTGTGCATTTAGTTTGGAAACTTGTGCTTTCAGTGGAGCAATTTCTTGTCGCACAGCATCACGAATAAGTTTGTCCAGTTCTGTCTTAGTCAGTGTAACGGTTGTGCTGGAGGAAGCGTTTGTTTGTGTAGACAGCTGCACGGGCGTTTGAGGCTGTACTGACGTTTCTGGCTTTGAAGAAGTAGGAGTAGTTTTGGTCGAAGTTGCAGGCAGGGGGGGCGCATCAGCAAAATCTTCTGTTTCCAGCGTCCATGAACCTGCGTGGCCTTGACCAGCGTCAAGTGCAATAACAATAGGATCTTTACTTTGTATTGCATCAGCAGGGAGTGTGAAAGACCATTCCCCGTTATTGTTGGTGGTGCCTTTTGCGATTACTTTTCCTGTCTTTTTATCCGTAGCAGTTATAGCACTCTTTTGTGCCCTGTTTCCACTTGAAAAGAACGATTCAGAATGTACCATATTTCCTTCTACCCAGGCAAAAACATTTACCCTGTGGGCAAGGGCAGAGGTAGTAAGAATGCAGGTGAGGATAAAGACAAAAAGGATAGTTGATAAGCGCATGGCTGACTCCTCTGTGCTGTTTGTTTTTTGAGACCAAGGCAGGTTGAAGGTGTGCGTCCGTATTCGAACAATTTGCTCGTGTGACGATATAGAAAAAAGTAACACGCATCAAGTGGTGTGTTTTCTATAGGATACAGGTGAAGGATCTAACAAACTTAGTGATTTCTTTTATAAAAATAAAATTGGTTAAATAAACAGCTTTACAGGATTGTTAATTCTGACTATACATGTTGAAACAGCTAGGGGAGCCTTGAGAGGCTGAGAGTGAGCGTAAGAGTTCTGACCCTTGAACCTGATGTGGTTTGTACCACCGTAGGGAAGCACTAAGCTAAAAGAACAATAAGCTTATCCTACGGGGTAAGCTTTTTTTTATGCCTGTAGCATAAAACGCACAATGTTTTATGAGATACAGGGTGTGTCTACATACAGCTGGGGGAGCCTTCGGGCTGAGAGTGAACATAGCGTTCAGACCCTTTGAACCTGACGCGGTTTATACCGCCGGAGGAAGGCTGAGTTCTTAACTCGTATTCTAAGCTTGCCTTCGTGCAAGCTTTTTTTATGCGATTAAAGCAGCAAAGGAACCCTACAATGCAGCTAACTGTAAATGGTCAGATGCAAGAATGCAATGACGACACAACCCTGCTTGAATATCTGCAGGGCAACGGCGTGGATGTAAAAGCGGTTGTCGTGGAACTGAATCGAACCGTTGTGATGGCTGATGATTTTGGAACTACCGTACTTAATGACGGGGATGTATTGGAAATCCTGCAATTCGTAGGAGGGGGCTAATGGAAGCGAACAACAACGACGCATTGGTTATCGGCGGAGTCAGCCTGACCAGCAGACTTTTTACCGGAACCGGTAAATATGGCTCAGATACTATCATTCCCGATGTATGTGCATCGTCCGGGTCTCAGGTTATCACTGTTGCGTTACGACGAGTCGACACAAACGCTGCTACTGGTAATGTAATGCAGCACATTCCCAAGCACATGCAGTTGTTGCCAAATACGTCCGGTGCGCGCAATGCCGACGAAGCAGTGCGAATTGCTCGTTTGGCGCGCGCGGCCGGATGTGGTGACTGGATTAAAATCGAAGTCATTTCTGACAACAAGTACTTGTTGCCGGACGGTTATGAAACCGCAAAGGCTACAGAGATTCTTGCAAAAGAAGGGTTTGTTGTTCTGCCGTATGTGAATGCGGATTTGTATGTAGCGCGCGATCTGGTGAATGCCGGAGCGGCGGCGGTGATGCCGCTTGGTGCTCCTATCGGCAGTAACCGCGGGCTTAAGACAAAAGAAATGGTTCGTATTCTGATTGATGAAATTTCTTTACCGATTATTGTTGATGCAGGAATCGGCGCTCCGTCACAGGCGTGTGAAGCTATGGAAATGGGTGCAGCAGCGTGTCTGGTGAACACAGCCATTGCAGCTTCCGGTGATCCTGTGGCAATGGGACGGGCGTTTGGTGAAGCTGTCCGTGCTGGTCGAGCTGCGTACTTGGCGCAGACCGCAGTAGTATCAACCGGCGTAGCCGATGCCTCATCTCCATTGACCGGCTTTTTAGGCGGTATGTAATATGGGATTTTCTGATCTTCTTTCACAGTACGATTCGCTGGATATGGCAGCGTATCTCGCAGCAGTTACACCTGCTGATGTGGAGCGGGTGCTGGCGAAGCACTCTATAACTCCGCTAGACTATCTGGCTCTCCTCTCGCCGGCAGCAGAGGAAATGCTTGAAGCAATGGCGCAGAAAGCGCATGGAATTACCATGCGTCATTTCGGAAAGACGATTCAGCTTTTTACCCCATTGTACCTTGCGAACTACTGTACTAACCAGTGTGTGTACTGTGGTTTTAATACTGCGAACCGCATTTCTCGTACGCAGCTTACCGAAGAGGAATTACGCAGGGAAGCCGAAGCCATTGCGGCAACAGGATTAAAGCACCTTCTTATTCTTACTGGTGATGCTCCAGCCAAATCTACTGTTGAGTATATTGGTAACTGTTCGAAGATATTGAGTGAATACTTCTCCTCTGTCAGCATTGAAGTATATGCAATGACACAGGAAGAGTATGCTTACCTTATTGAACGGGGCGTAGACGGCCTGACTATTTATCAGGAAACATATAATGAACCGTTGTACATGGATTTGCATCCAAGAGGTCCTAAACGCGATTATCATTTTAGACTGGATGCCCCTGAGCGTGGTTGTAAGGCTGGAATGCGCACTGTGAACGTAGGGGCACTGCTCGGGCTTGAGTCCGTATGGCAGCGCGATGCCTTCTTTACCGGATTGCATGCAGATTATTTGCAGCGCAAATATCCTGCAACGAACATTGCTATTTCGCCGCCACGGATGCGTCCGCATGTGGGGGCATATGAGCCGGCATCTATCGTGACAGATAAAAACTTGGTTCAGCTTGTTCTCGCTCAGCGTATTTTCTTACATAACGTAGGGATCACGGTG comes from the Halodesulfovibrio marinisediminis DSM 17456 genome and includes:
- a CDS encoding YcaO-like family protein — translated: MSSSMKYKFNLSDTVGTVGYVSCEPPADITFEEALAYLEEHPLDDFMHKYLLTSIQNFDQKKFKALLKTAVQDYTIIKPVLAALLYETCLLYGKFSKMLPLFPDDATEQLQEHTPLIYIRWFKREDRYNHLAWITKFKENIHEHRMLPLPEVAEDFDLPMLYGPSTEEFVTAATIREELLQTSYGNPWSRPPAQETTDLALSRLNETPLFADVEMRHIASLSPIALLRRWNIDLSIKNGSLDYTLQGLATSYGRGLALADARVGLTMEIVERSSSFVSFDEAGVLNTLKDHPLTHARYSELVEQGIAAFDPNLLSLEVPYEDEKLYWMEGHTPKLEGEGYESILVPVQMVYMFCNLDEVSLFSSPGSTGLASGNILEEAKVAALMEIFERDAEATKPFDKKECFTLTTEDPKLNMLLNDYAARGVHVMFQDITTEFGIPCYYAFVMGKRGEVYRGTGAGLDGRRAIVSALTETPYPYPQSPPSAPALRGLETRKQEDLPNVSMEDPIRNVQMLEKMLIANNRRPVYVELARKDLQFPVVKALIPNMELTADFDSFTRVSRRLFTNYLRMED
- a CDS encoding deoxyribonuclease IV, whose translation is MRYFGAHMSIAGGLDKAIERIMRVNGTALQIFSKNQRQWKSKPLEQKQIDAFIGACKDWGDYPIAAHDSYLINLGSPKEEGVEKSVAAFSHELERAEQLNIPYVVMHPGAHLGSNVDEALERVAKNLDRAFYDSRTERVMVLLENTAGQGTTLGRSFDELAVVIQHSRNADRLGVCVDTCHAYAAGYDLTTDEGYAATFAEFESTVGLSRLKFMHVNDSKGALGSHLDRHDHIGHGLLGEETFARIVNDPRFIDLPMVLETPKGEDLAEDVENLNKLYGLIIAQV
- a CDS encoding YgjV family protein; translation: MSVFAISQMLVGVALIFDILSFQFKNRKYILLSIAAACFFMAVHFLLLEQWTATVLMAVSAVRYAVSGYTTERRWMYFFCAIAVLGTIWTYTGLVSILSFGATFVLTIAAFSKTDKRLREITFFGVALWIVHNIVVWSPSAIGLESFFFMSNVVGYYRYYMRPAKTELVLEQE
- a CDS encoding cytochrome c3 family protein, which codes for MPQSSDRKYRKKLLLVGGVSGVVLSVLLVLASGHMITLTNTDTFCITCHSMKPFRKAWLASAHGGNNPQGVVAQCVDCHLPHGTLVEYVSAKAYTGARDIIMNMIIDPYTYDWSERRKFREEYTYESSCKKCHANLLSPKMGLKAILAHREYLREENKLKCVKCHEHVGHKDMMFYVNQYFNRDS
- a CDS encoding multiheme c-type cytochrome; this translates as MNIRRTLVILLGMVICCMLGAGSVAAEEKVQQKTPKATSQGDATLGGLHKQILVERGFSEAAKKCIECHSKETPGIVDNWRNGRMAHAQVSCYDCHVVEKTSPMASQCEGVRGTNIYTSPMVSSKTCSRCHPVEVSQFLESSHSTPASEPVMNNPTFDKLMYYYEGLEFTGVDRNTPEGRAPRASGCQMCHGTIIELGADNKPINMTWPAGPGQRYPDGSVGNCSVCHTRHMFSIAEARKPESCGTCHLGPDHPNIEIYEQSKHGQVYGAHGEKWNFNAAPDTWEPGDYDAPTCAVCHLSGIGELSTTHNPETRLKWKLYSKRSEIRKGDRGNGEEGGKRMRKVCKNCHSTLHTNATMETLDASVKLYNIYWDKAVAMKKELADKKLLGDDPWRDGFQRMMYYLWHHEGRRARQGAAMNGPDYAHWHGFFQMFQMFMDMQAIRDWRIKNGKIEDLSNVACPGPD
- the thiS gene encoding sulfur carrier protein ThiS gives rise to the protein MQLTVNGQMQECNDDTTLLEYLQGNGVDVKAVVVELNRTVVMADDFGTTVLNDGDVLEILQFVGGG
- a CDS encoding thiazole synthase; translated protein: MEANNNDALVIGGVSLTSRLFTGTGKYGSDTIIPDVCASSGSQVITVALRRVDTNAATGNVMQHIPKHMQLLPNTSGARNADEAVRIARLARAAGCGDWIKIEVISDNKYLLPDGYETAKATEILAKEGFVVLPYVNADLYVARDLVNAGAAAVMPLGAPIGSNRGLKTKEMVRILIDEISLPIIVDAGIGAPSQACEAMEMGAAACLVNTAIAASGDPVAMGRAFGEAVRAGRAAYLAQTAVVSTGVADASSPLTGFLGGM
- the thiH gene encoding 2-iminoacetate synthase ThiH translates to MGFSDLLSQYDSLDMAAYLAAVTPADVERVLAKHSITPLDYLALLSPAAEEMLEAMAQKAHGITMRHFGKTIQLFTPLYLANYCTNQCVYCGFNTANRISRTQLTEEELRREAEAIAATGLKHLLILTGDAPAKSTVEYIGNCSKILSEYFSSVSIEVYAMTQEEYAYLIERGVDGLTIYQETYNEPLYMDLHPRGPKRDYHFRLDAPERGCKAGMRTVNVGALLGLESVWQRDAFFTGLHADYLQRKYPATNIAISPPRMRPHVGAYEPASIVTDKNLVQLVLAQRIFLHNVGITVSTRESAELRDNMIPLGVTKMSAGVTTAVGGHTAEDDSTAQFDISDPRSVEEMCKAIEAKGFQPVFKDWEPF